One window of Nymphaea colorata isolate Beijing-Zhang1983 chromosome 1, ASM883128v2, whole genome shotgun sequence genomic DNA carries:
- the LOC116246289 gene encoding DEAD-box ATP-dependent RNA helicase 1-like isoform X2 yields the protein MVKKGVEVFEESMGQNKSEPFLPWMRNPVDVDSYEECTLEVVPYLDPRLVEALQKKGINSLFPIQVAVWQETIGPGGWERDLCINSPTGSGKTLAYALPIVQMLSTRKLKHLRALVVLPTRDLALQVSDVFSAIAPAVGLQVGIAVGQSSMAEEVSSLVQKPKFSMEFSCDPPDLCSSLTSSVDILVATPGRLMDHIKTTKSFTLEHLCYLVIDETDRLLRDAYQSWLPTVLQLTQMNEQQMLRYEGSPTFGPLRTLRRLGPGRGLWNKRYPRVMKVTLSATLTRDPSKLSQLNLYHPLFLTTGASGTRYQLPNQLESYKLICDLKMKPLYLFTLLQKLSGEKSIIFTSSVRSTHRLCTLLNCFGELPSKISEYSSLQHQSVRSMTLDAFRAGDIQVIVASDAMTRGMDIEGVYNVINYDMPPYIKTYVHRAGRTARAGRPGCCFTLLRKDEEKGKSRSKRKERTKGRGPFYHLKWDCI from the exons ATGGTTAAGAAGGGAGTTGAAGTGTTTGAGGAGTCAATGGGACAGAATAAAAGTGAACCATTTCTGCCATGGATGAGGAATCCAGTGGATGTTGATTCTTATGAAGAATGCACTCTCGAAGTTGTTCCTTACTTAGATcccag GTTGGTGGAGGCTTTACAAAAAAAGGGAATCAATTCACTCTTTCCAATTCAAGTGGCAGTCTGGCAAGAGACAATTGGACCAGGTGGCTGGGAACGTGACTTATGCATAAACTCACCGACAGGAAGTGGCAAGACGTTGGCTTATGCTTTACCAATTGTCCAAATGCTCTCTACTCGTAAATTGAAACACTTGCGGGCTTTAGTTGTGCTGCCTACTCGTGATCTTGCACTGCAG GTCTCGGATGTGTTCTCTGCTATTGCACCTGCAGTTGGGCTACAAGTAGGCATTGCTGTTGGGCAGTCTTCAATGGCTGAAGAGGTTTCATCTCTGGTACAGAAGCCCAAGTTCTCTATGGAATTCTCTTGTGATCCACCAGATCTCTGCTCATCACTAACAAGTTCTGTAGACATACTTGTAGCCACACCAGGGCGATTGATGGACCATATAAAGACCACCAAAAGTTTTACACTAGAGCATCTTTGCTATCTA GTCATTGATGAAACTGATAGATTGCTGAGGGATGCATATCAATCTTGGTTACCTACTGTTCTTCAGCTCACTCAAATGAATGAACAACAAATGCTCAGATATGAAGGGTCACCAACTTTTGGGCCATTGAGAACCTTGAGAAGATT GGGCCCTGGGAGAGGGTTGTGGAATAAAAGATATCCAAGAGTCATGAAGGTAACCCTTTCTGCTACATTGACACGAGATCCTAGCAAGCTTTCTCAACTTAATCTATATCATCCTTTATTCTTGACAACTGGTGCATCTGGAACACGGTATCAACTCCCTAACCAGCTAGAATCTTACAAACTG ATCTGTGATTTGAAGATGAAGCCCCTTTATTTGTTTACGCTTCTTCAAAAATTAAGTGGAGAGAAGAGCATTATCTTTACATCATCTGTACGATCGACCCACAGACTTTGTACATTATTGAATTGCTTTGGTGAATTACCTTCTAAAATTAGTGAATATTCTAGTCTTCAGCATCAATCTGTGCGAAG CATGACACTTGATGCCTTTCGGGCAGGCGACATACAGGTCATTGTTGCTTCAGATGCCATGACTCGTGGTATGGATATTGAAGGGGTCTACAATGTCATTAATTATGACATGCCTCCATATATCAAGACATATGTTCATCGGGCTGGTCGCACTGCTCGTGCAGGTCGACCTGGGTGTTGCTTCACATTACTGAGGAAGGATGAG gaaaaaggaaaaagtagaagtaaaagaaaagagagaacaaaaggaaggggacctttttatcatttaaagTGGGATTGCATCTAA